In the genome of Monodelphis domestica isolate mMonDom1 chromosome 2, mMonDom1.pri, whole genome shotgun sequence, one region contains:
- the LOC100010875 gene encoding olfactory receptor 2W3-like yields MMDGTNESIQDDFILLGFSDRPQLEVVLFVVILIAYLLTVVGNTTIILLCHIDPRLSSPMYFFLTHLSFLDLCFTTSSIPQLLYNLNGPDKTISYTGCAFQLFLFLALGGVECLLLAVMAYDRFVAVCKPLHYMVIMYPKLCLGLVSIAWFGGVLNSLTMSPITLKLPRCGHNKVDHFLCEMPALIRLACVNTAIIEGTVFVLAVIIVLTPLVLILVSYGYITQAVVQIKSAVGRRKAINTCSSHLIVVSLFYGNIIYMYMQPGNNASQDQGKFLTLFYNIVTPLFNPLIYTLRNKEVKGALRRLLGEKKGRREK; encoded by the coding sequence ATGATGGATGGAACCAATGAGAGCATACAAGATGATTTTATCCTGTTAGGTTTTTCAGACAGGCCACAGCTTGAGGTGGTCCTTTTTGTGGTCATCTTGATTGCCTATCTCTTGACAGTAGTGGGTAACACAACCATCATCCTATTGTGCCACATTGACCCTCGCCTGAGCTCTCCAATGTATTTCTTCCTTACCCACCTCTCTTTCCTGGATCTCTGCTTCACCACCAGCTCCATCCCACAACTGCTATATAACCTGAATGGACCTGATAAAACCATTAGCTACACAGGCTGTGCTTTTCAACTTTTTCTGTTCCTAGCTCTGGGTGGTGTAGAATGTCTCCTGTTGGCTGTCATGGCATATGACCGTTTTGTTGCTGTATGCAAGCCTCTTCATTACATGGTTATTATGTACCCCAAACTCTGCTTGGGACTAGTGTCCATAGCCTGGTTTGGTGGTGTGCTCAACTCCTTGACTATGTCCCCTATAACTCTGAAACTGCCCCGTTGTGGGCACAACAAGGTGGACCACTTCTTGTGTGAAATGCCAGCACTGATCCGGTTGGCCTGTGTAAACACTGCTATCATTGAGGGCACCGTATTTGTACTGGCAGTGATTATAGTTTTGACACCTTTGGTTCTTATTTTGGTCTCCTATGGCTATATCACCCAGGCAGTGGTACAGATCAAGTCAGCAGTAGGGCGAAGGAAGGCCATCAACACCTGCAGTTCCCACCTCATTGTAGTGTCTCTCTTTTATGGGAATATTATCTATATGTACATGCAACCAGGGAACAATGCCTCTCAGGACCAGGGCAAGTTTCTTACTCTCTTCTACAATATAGTGACTCCACTCTTCAACCCACTCATCTATACACTGAGAAACAAGGAAGTGAAGGGAGCACTgagaaggcttctgggagagaagaaagggagaagagaaaaataa